A single window of Leptolyngbya ohadii IS1 DNA harbors:
- a CDS encoding heavy-metal-associated domain-containing protein encodes MTLQFTVPDMACSACATTITNAVTAIDPAAKVAADPSTKQVNIDTQASEAEVKAAIVGAGYTVS; translated from the coding sequence ATGACGCTACAATTCACCGTTCCCGATATGGCTTGCTCTGCCTGTGCAACCACGATTACAAATGCGGTTACAGCGATCGACCCGGCGGCAAAAGTAGCAGCAGATCCGTCAACAAAACAGGTCAATATTGACACCCAGGCTTCTGAAGCAGAGGTCAAAGCGGCGATCGTTGGCGCGGGCTACACGGTTAGTTAA